The Petropleomorpha daqingensis genome includes a window with the following:
- a CDS encoding GrpB family protein encodes MDEKREAYLDRVLIGGREAAAITVVDYDERWPVRFGEIAERVRAAVGAAALGVEHIGSTSVPGLAAKPIVDVLLTVADVDDEAAYVPALESAGFVLRVREPAHRMVRTPARDVHVHVYEPGRPEVRDYLDLRDWLRVDAEDRALYAATKRVLARRRWSDMNDYADAKTEVIADILARARAWRAGALAPRDPPG; translated from the coding sequence GTGGACGAGAAGCGCGAGGCGTACCTGGACAGGGTGCTGATCGGCGGTCGCGAGGCCGCCGCGATCACGGTGGTGGACTACGACGAGCGCTGGCCCGTGCGCTTCGGCGAGATCGCCGAGCGCGTCCGCGCAGCCGTGGGTGCGGCCGCCCTGGGCGTCGAGCACATCGGGTCGACGTCCGTACCGGGTCTGGCGGCGAAGCCGATCGTCGACGTGCTGCTCACCGTTGCCGACGTCGACGACGAGGCGGCGTACGTGCCCGCGCTCGAGTCGGCGGGTTTCGTGCTCCGGGTGCGCGAGCCGGCGCACCGGATGGTGCGGACGCCGGCCCGGGACGTGCACGTGCACGTCTACGAGCCGGGCCGACCGGAGGTGCGGGACTACCTCGACCTGCGGGACTGGCTGCGCGTGGACGCGGAGGATCGCGCGCTCTACGCGGCGACGAAGCGGGTGCTGGCCCGGCGGCGGTGGAGCGACATGAACGACTACGCCGATGCCAAGACCGAGGTCATCGCCGACATCCTGGCCCGGGCCCGGGCGTGGCGTGCGGGTGCGCTGGCGCCCCGAGACCCTCCAGGGTGA
- a CDS encoding SDR family NAD(P)-dependent oxidoreductase yields MDQAGVEPGTVVVVTGGARGIGAELSRHLAAEGAVVVAADVVDPEWDAGDLAVTHERVDVSDEASWQRLVDAVVDRHGRIGALVNNAAIYQGLGAKRHFTELTVEEWDRVLAVNTRGVWLGMRAVHPVMKAQGWGRVVNIASSTVHMGVPHFAHYTASKGAVIALTRSIAREVGQDGITVNAIAPGLVETEATRSLNDDEYLAAAAVRRAIPRAQEPGDLAPVVSFLCSRGSGFVTGQTLIVDGGLAFS; encoded by the coding sequence GTGGACCAGGCAGGTGTCGAACCCGGCACGGTCGTCGTGGTGACCGGCGGCGCGCGCGGCATCGGGGCCGAGCTCAGCCGGCACCTGGCGGCCGAGGGCGCGGTCGTCGTGGCGGCCGACGTCGTCGACCCCGAGTGGGACGCCGGGGACCTCGCGGTCACGCACGAGCGCGTCGACGTCAGCGACGAGGCGTCCTGGCAGCGGCTGGTCGACGCGGTCGTGGACCGGCACGGCCGGATCGGCGCGCTGGTCAACAACGCCGCGATCTACCAGGGGCTGGGCGCCAAGCGGCACTTCACCGAGCTCACCGTCGAGGAGTGGGACCGGGTCCTGGCCGTGAACACCCGCGGCGTCTGGCTCGGGATGCGGGCGGTGCACCCGGTCATGAAGGCCCAGGGGTGGGGGCGCGTGGTCAACATCGCCTCGTCCACGGTGCACATGGGGGTGCCGCACTTCGCGCACTACACGGCGTCCAAGGGTGCGGTCATCGCGCTGACCCGCAGCATCGCCCGCGAGGTCGGTCAGGACGGCATCACGGTCAACGCCATCGCGCCCGGGCTGGTGGAGACCGAGGCGACCCGCTCCCTCAACGACGACGAGTACCTGGCCGCGGCCGCCGTGCGCCGCGCGATCCCCCGCGCGCAGGAGCCCGGCGACCTCGCCCCGGTCGTGTCGTTCCTGTGCTCGCGCGGCAGCGGGTTCGTCACCGGTCAGACCCTGATCGTGGACGGCGGCCTCGCCTTCAGCTGA
- the folD gene encoding bifunctional methylenetetrahydrofolate dehydrogenase/methenyltetrahydrofolate cyclohydrolase FolD, whose amino-acid sequence MTAQTIDGTAVARKVREDVAKGVEELVARGGTAPGLATVLIGDDPASEVYVRNKRKLSVAAGMQDLHRHLPGDVDQATAAALIDELAADPAVSGILLQLPTPKHLDSEALLARIPAEKDVDGLTTVNAGLLAQGRPGLRPCTPSGVMVLLDEYDVPLKGAEAVVVGRSVLVGKPMAQLLLERHATVTICHSRTRDLAEVCRRADVLVVAAGIPGLVAADAVKPGAVVIDVGIHRTDDGLRGDVDTAAVAEVAGKITPVPGGVGPMTIAMLLANTLAAAKAQQGLED is encoded by the coding sequence ATGACTGCCCAGACGATCGACGGCACCGCGGTCGCCCGCAAGGTCCGCGAGGACGTGGCCAAGGGCGTCGAGGAGCTGGTCGCCCGCGGCGGGACGGCGCCCGGGCTGGCGACGGTGCTGATCGGCGACGACCCGGCGTCGGAGGTCTACGTCCGCAACAAGCGCAAGCTGTCCGTCGCCGCGGGCATGCAGGACCTGCACCGGCACCTGCCCGGCGACGTCGACCAGGCCACGGCCGCCGCGCTGATCGACGAGCTGGCCGCCGACCCCGCGGTCTCGGGCATCCTGCTGCAGCTGCCCACCCCGAAGCACCTCGACTCCGAGGCGCTGCTGGCCCGGATCCCGGCCGAGAAGGACGTCGACGGGCTGACCACGGTCAACGCCGGCCTGCTGGCCCAGGGGCGCCCCGGGCTGCGCCCGTGCACCCCGTCGGGCGTCATGGTCCTGCTCGACGAGTACGACGTCCCCTTGAAGGGCGCCGAGGCGGTCGTCGTCGGCCGGTCGGTGCTGGTCGGCAAGCCGATGGCGCAGCTGCTGCTCGAGCGCCACGCGACGGTGACCATCTGCCACTCGCGGACCCGCGACCTCGCCGAGGTGTGCCGCCGCGCCGACGTGCTCGTCGTCGCGGCGGGCATCCCCGGCCTGGTCGCTGCCGACGCGGTCAAGCCGGGCGCGGTCGTGATCGACGTCGGCATCCACCGCACCGACGACGGGCTCCGCGGCGACGTGGACACGGCGGCCGTCGCCGAGGTCGCCGGGAAGATCACCCCCGTGCCGGGCGGAGTGGGACCGATGACCATCGCGATGCTGCTCGCCAACACGCTGGCGGCGGCGAAGGCCCAGCAGGGTCTCGAGGACTGA
- a CDS encoding cyclodeaminase/cyclohydrolase family protein — protein MDDALTRQPIGEFLGQLAARLPAPGAGATAAIEAGLSAGLVAMIGRFTTDPEHADVIQEIVAEADARRDACLAAAAADEEAFSAVADAMKLPRDTDEERASRRRALGAAQLEAARPPQVVIEAAVELVALAERLLPIANRNLISDVAAAAAAARAAASTARLAVETNLPGIEDDDARAELRTAVAVVDELLARADEIEDAVRAEMRR, from the coding sequence ATGGACGACGCACTGACCCGCCAGCCGATCGGTGAGTTCCTCGGTCAGCTGGCCGCACGGCTGCCCGCCCCCGGCGCCGGGGCGACCGCGGCGATCGAGGCCGGCCTCTCCGCCGGCCTGGTCGCGATGATCGGGCGCTTCACCACCGACCCGGAGCACGCCGACGTGATCCAGGAGATCGTGGCCGAGGCCGACGCCCGCCGCGACGCCTGCCTGGCGGCGGCCGCGGCGGACGAGGAGGCGTTCTCCGCGGTCGCCGACGCGATGAAGCTGCCGCGGGACACCGACGAGGAGCGGGCCTCCCGCCGCCGGGCGCTGGGCGCCGCGCAGCTCGAGGCCGCCCGGCCTCCCCAGGTCGTGATCGAGGCCGCGGTCGAGCTGGTGGCGCTGGCCGAGCGGCTGTTGCCGATCGCCAACCGCAACCTGATCAGCGACGTCGCGGCGGCCGCCGCCGCCGCCCGCGCCGCGGCCTCGACGGCCCGGCTGGCCGTGGAGACCAACCTGCCCGGGATCGAGGACGACGACGCCCGCGCCGAGCTGAGGACGGCGGTGGCCGTGGTCGACGAGCTGCTCGCGCGGGCGGACGAGATCGAGGACGCGGTCCGCGCGGAGATGCGCCGATGA
- a CDS encoding alpha/beta hydrolase: MTEDVTVRTDLVYDSVQGRELHLDLYLPASRPAPLCLWLHGGAWLRGGRAVRAEERLLPVARAGVAVAAVEYRFSSEATFPAQLDDVRSAVRWLRRNADELGVDADRIGVWGGSAGGYLAALLALCPDEQGDSSVQAAVCWFPITDLTLRDTDVPEGPLPPFVTGPPPPVSNEARLLGVESVAEAWDAARAASPVTHVHAGAPPFLLVHGENDGLVPSTHSRTLHRLLRAQGVDSTLLLVAGANHEDPALDTPPVLGAVSAFLRSALS, from the coding sequence GTGACCGAGGACGTGACGGTCCGCACCGACCTGGTCTACGACTCGGTGCAGGGCCGGGAGCTGCACCTCGACCTGTACCTGCCGGCGTCCCGGCCGGCGCCACTGTGCCTGTGGCTGCACGGCGGCGCCTGGCTGCGCGGCGGGCGCGCCGTCCGGGCAGAGGAGCGGCTGCTGCCCGTGGCGCGGGCCGGGGTGGCGGTCGCGGCGGTCGAGTACCGGTTCAGCAGCGAGGCGACGTTCCCCGCCCAGCTGGACGACGTCCGGTCGGCCGTCCGCTGGCTGCGCCGCAACGCCGACGAGCTGGGCGTGGACGCCGACCGGATCGGGGTCTGGGGCGGGTCGGCCGGCGGCTACCTCGCCGCGCTGCTGGCGCTGTGCCCGGATGAACAGGGGGACAGCTCCGTGCAGGCCGCCGTCTGCTGGTTCCCGATCACCGACCTCACCCTGCGGGACACCGACGTCCCCGAGGGGCCGCTGCCGCCGTTCGTCACCGGGCCCCCGCCGCCCGTGTCGAACGAGGCCCGCCTGCTCGGCGTGGAGTCGGTCGCGGAGGCGTGGGACGCGGCCCGGGCGGCCAGCCCGGTCACCCACGTGCACGCCGGCGCCCCGCCGTTCCTGCTCGTGCACGGCGAGAACGACGGCCTCGTCCCGTCCACGCACAGCCGCACGCTGCACCGGCTGCTGCGGGCGCAGGGCGTGGACTCGACGCTGCTGCTGGTCGCCGGCGCCAACCACGAAGACCCGGCGCTGGACACCCCGCCGGTGCTCGGGGCGGTGTCCGCGTTCCTGCGCAGCGCGCTCAGCTGA
- the folP gene encoding dihydropteroate synthase produces the protein MTCRVMGILNVTPDSFSDGGRYGSPEAAVAHGVQMACSGADYVDVGGESTRPGAGRVDVDEELARVVPVVAELTRRGVAVSVDTTRARVAAAAVEAGAVLVNDVSGGLADPDMAAVVAATGVPWVLMHWRGHSADMYAPATYDDVVADVRRELLQRVDDAVSKGVAERQILLDPGLGFAKLPPHDLALLRRLDQLVELGFPVLVGASRKRFLGAVLAGPDGEAPPARERDAATLATTVLAARAGAWGVRVHEVAGTVDAVRVVAAVG, from the coding sequence ATGACCTGCCGCGTCATGGGCATCCTCAACGTCACGCCCGACTCCTTCTCCGACGGCGGCCGCTACGGCTCCCCCGAGGCCGCGGTCGCGCACGGCGTGCAGATGGCCTGCAGCGGCGCCGACTACGTCGACGTCGGCGGGGAGTCGACCCGGCCCGGTGCCGGCCGCGTGGACGTCGACGAGGAGCTGGCCCGCGTGGTCCCTGTGGTCGCCGAGCTGACCCGCCGGGGGGTCGCGGTCAGCGTCGACACCACCCGCGCCCGGGTCGCCGCAGCCGCCGTCGAGGCCGGCGCCGTCCTGGTCAACGACGTCAGCGGCGGCTTGGCCGACCCGGACATGGCCGCGGTCGTGGCCGCGACCGGGGTGCCCTGGGTGCTCATGCACTGGCGCGGGCACAGCGCGGACATGTACGCGCCGGCGACCTACGACGACGTCGTCGCCGACGTCCGCCGCGAGCTGCTGCAGCGGGTGGACGACGCCGTGTCGAAGGGCGTCGCCGAACGCCAGATCCTGCTCGACCCCGGGCTCGGGTTCGCCAAGCTGCCGCCGCACGACCTGGCCCTGCTGCGCCGGCTCGACCAGCTCGTCGAGCTCGGCTTCCCGGTGCTGGTCGGCGCCTCCCGCAAGCGCTTCCTCGGCGCGGTGCTCGCCGGACCGGACGGCGAGGCGCCCCCGGCCCGGGAGCGCGACGCCGCGACCCTCGCGACGACGGTGCTGGCCGCCCGCGCGGGCGCCTGGGGCGTCCGCGTGCACGAGGTGGCCGGCACCGTCGACGCGGTGCGGGTGGTCGCCGCGGTCGGCTGA
- the pabB gene encoding aminodeoxychorismate synthase component I produces the protein MAPAGGTAGPWARFDDLRGGEALLCPPPHRVLTATRPEEVAGVLQEVHEATEAGSWAYGYVAYEAASGLDPRLPGGAGAGQPPLVWFGLCDEPARTSPVTAGAPTDLPSWRPDWTDHEHARAVAAVREHIAAGETYQCNLTDRLRASLVGDPFALYTRLALAQRGAHNAYLDLGRHVVASASPELFFEWVGDEVRTRPMKGTAPRGRTTAEDELVARELRASAKEQAENLMIVDLLRNDLGRVAEIGSVVVDELFALERYPTVWQLTSQISARLRPEVGLLELFRALFPCGSVTGAPKQRTMQLIGDLEPSPRGVYCGAVGLVAPPTAPFRARFSVAIRTAEVDRATGEAGYGAGGGITWGSDAAAERAELHAKAAVLAHDPEEHRLVETLAFLPATGLRSRDRHLARLADSAAYFGFRFDRDAVLAAAGHALAEPSGPARVRILLDRSGDVAVEVGELPPSVSGPVRLVVDDDPVDSTSPWLQHKTTRREPYVTRALRHPEADDVVLVNERGELTETTIATLAVRLDGRWWTPPTASGCLPGVERARLLDLGRLHERVLHVEDLAAADGLAVLNSLRGWRTAALLDRSPLLPTPS, from the coding sequence ATGGCCCCGGCCGGTGGCACCGCCGGTCCGTGGGCCCGGTTCGACGACCTGCGCGGCGGCGAGGCGCTGCTCTGCCCGCCGCCGCACCGCGTGCTCACCGCGACGCGGCCGGAGGAGGTCGCCGGCGTGCTGCAGGAGGTGCACGAGGCGACCGAGGCCGGCAGCTGGGCCTACGGGTACGTCGCGTACGAGGCGGCGAGCGGCCTCGATCCGCGGCTGCCCGGCGGCGCCGGCGCCGGGCAGCCGCCGCTGGTGTGGTTCGGGCTGTGCGACGAACCCGCCCGCACCTCCCCCGTGACCGCCGGTGCGCCGACCGACCTCCCCTCCTGGCGGCCGGACTGGACCGACCACGAACACGCCCGTGCCGTGGCCGCCGTCCGGGAGCACATCGCCGCCGGTGAGACCTACCAGTGCAACCTCACCGACCGGCTGCGCGCGAGCCTCGTCGGCGATCCCTTCGCCCTCTACACGCGGCTGGCCCTCGCGCAGCGCGGCGCCCACAACGCCTATCTCGACCTGGGCCGGCACGTCGTGGCCAGCGCCAGCCCAGAGCTCTTCTTCGAGTGGGTGGGCGACGAGGTCCGCACCCGTCCGATGAAGGGCACGGCACCCCGGGGCCGGACGACGGCCGAGGACGAGCTGGTGGCGCGCGAGCTGCGCGCGAGCGCCAAGGAGCAGGCCGAGAACCTGATGATCGTCGACCTGCTGCGCAACGACCTCGGCCGGGTCGCGGAGATCGGCAGCGTGGTCGTCGACGAGCTGTTCGCCCTCGAGCGGTACCCGACGGTGTGGCAGCTGACCTCGCAGATCAGCGCCCGGCTGCGCCCCGAGGTGGGGCTGCTGGAGCTGTTCCGGGCGCTGTTCCCCTGCGGCTCGGTCACCGGCGCGCCCAAGCAGCGGACCATGCAGCTGATCGGCGACCTGGAGCCCTCGCCCCGCGGCGTCTACTGCGGCGCGGTCGGGCTGGTCGCTCCCCCGACCGCGCCCTTCCGCGCCCGGTTCAGCGTGGCGATCCGGACCGCCGAGGTCGACCGCGCGACGGGCGAGGCCGGCTACGGAGCCGGCGGTGGCATCACCTGGGGCTCGGACGCCGCCGCCGAGCGGGCCGAGCTGCACGCGAAGGCCGCCGTCCTCGCCCACGACCCCGAGGAGCACCGGCTCGTCGAGACGCTGGCGTTCCTGCCGGCCACCGGGCTGCGCTCCCGGGACCGCCACCTCGCGCGGCTGGCCGACTCGGCCGCGTACTTCGGCTTCCGGTTCGACCGGGACGCCGTCCTCGCCGCGGCCGGGCACGCGCTGGCGGAGCCGTCCGGGCCGGCCCGGGTGCGCATCCTGCTCGACCGCTCCGGCGACGTCGCGGTCGAGGTGGGCGAGCTGCCGCCGTCCGTCAGCGGCCCCGTCCGGCTGGTGGTGGACGACGACCCGGTGGACTCCACGAGCCCCTGGCTGCAGCACAAGACCACCCGCCGGGAGCCCTACGTGACCCGGGCCCTGCGGCACCCGGAGGCCGACGACGTCGTCCTGGTCAACGAGCGCGGCGAGCTGACCGAGACCACCATCGCCACCCTCGCCGTCCGGCTGGACGGGCGGTGGTGGACCCCGCCGACCGCGTCGGGCTGCCTGCCGGGGGTCGAGCGCGCGCGCCTGCTGGACCTCGGCCGGCTGCACGAACGCGTCCTGCACGTCGAGGACCTCGCCGCCGCCGACGGGCTCGCCGTCCTCAACTCCCTGCGCGGCTGGCGCACCGCCGCGCTGCTCGACCGCTCTCCCCTGCTCCCGACACCCTCCTGA
- the purU gene encoding formyltetrahydrofolate deformylase, with the protein MTRPADEHHGVLVLSCKDVPGIVHAVSGLLVDEQCTIVESHQFDSRTSGMFYMRVEFAHADGSPLDLQRLCTAFEPIAQRFGMNWRIADRDERQRVLIMVSQYPHCLNDLLFRNSIGELNLDVVAIVSNHPTLSDIADFYGIPFHHIPVTKDTKPEAEAALMELVREKDVELVVLARYMQILSDDLCRQLEGRAINIHHSMLPSFKGARPYHQAHARGVKFIGATAHYVTADLDEGPIIEQEMLRVNHSLSPEQLAARGREAETRALAHAVRWHTENRVVILGNRTVVFE; encoded by the coding sequence ATGACCCGACCCGCCGACGAGCACCACGGCGTCCTGGTGCTGTCCTGCAAGGACGTCCCGGGCATCGTGCACGCGGTGTCGGGCCTGCTCGTGGACGAGCAGTGCACCATCGTGGAGAGCCACCAGTTCGACAGCCGGACGAGCGGCATGTTCTACATGCGCGTCGAGTTCGCCCACGCCGACGGCTCCCCGCTGGACCTGCAGCGTCTGTGCACCGCCTTCGAGCCGATCGCCCAGCGGTTCGGCATGAACTGGCGGATCGCCGACCGCGACGAGCGCCAGCGCGTGCTGATCATGGTCAGCCAGTACCCGCACTGCCTCAACGACCTGCTGTTCCGCAACTCCATCGGCGAGCTCAACCTCGACGTGGTCGCGATCGTGTCCAACCACCCGACGCTCTCGGACATCGCCGACTTCTACGGCATCCCGTTCCACCACATCCCGGTCACCAAGGACACCAAACCGGAGGCCGAGGCGGCCCTGATGGAGCTGGTCCGCGAGAAGGACGTCGAGCTGGTGGTCCTGGCCCGGTACATGCAGATCCTCTCCGACGACCTCTGCCGGCAGCTGGAGGGACGGGCGATCAACATCCACCACTCGATGCTGCCGAGCTTCAAGGGCGCGCGGCCGTACCACCAGGCGCACGCCCGCGGCGTGAAGTTCATCGGCGCGACGGCGCACTACGTCACCGCCGATCTCGACGAGGGCCCGATCATCGAGCAGGAGATGCTCCGGGTGAACCACTCGCTCTCGCCCGAGCAGCTGGCCGCCCGCGGCCGCGAGGCCGAGACCCGCGCTCTCGCGCACGCCGTGCGCTGGCACACCGAGAACCGCGTGGTCATCCTCGGCAACCGCACCGTCGTCTTCGAGTAG